One Bacillus andreraoultii genomic region harbors:
- a CDS encoding methyl-accepting chemotaxis protein — MIINEVYAELSKGNDELAIKRLNEKVEPLSDDLISSFTNLSTNREKQINQTGDEIISAGNTGSTFSIIISFFVIFLSLFVAAWTVRSISNPIRAVMKRMNMIAEGNLSGKPLETNLRDEAGQLIQATNKMNLQMRELLTSIKSVSDTVAHQSEELTHSAHEVKMGAEQTAITMQNLASGAEQQAQRASHLSTIMKSFHEKVEATNEHGTNVEQSSKRVVDMSLDGRELMTSSSDQMEKIDSIVKNTVQKVQGLDHDSQKISKLISVIKDIANQTNLLALNAAIEAAKAGEHGRGFAVVADEVRKLAEQVAFSIKDITEIVHHIQVEISEVTNALEQGYKEVEHGTAQIQMTEEKFNDINHAINEMVNNINHITENLATIASNSKEMNQSIEEINAITQEAASGVEQTSASSQQTSSSMEIITESSNHLAHLADEMNSLIGTFKL; from the coding sequence ATGATTATTAATGAAGTATATGCGGAACTATCAAAAGGGAATGATGAACTCGCGATTAAAAGATTAAATGAGAAGGTTGAGCCTTTATCGGATGACCTAATCTCTTCATTTACAAATCTATCAACGAACCGGGAAAAGCAAATTAATCAAACAGGAGACGAAATCATTTCAGCTGGGAATACAGGTAGTACATTTAGTATTATTATTTCATTTTTCGTCATATTCCTTAGTCTTTTTGTTGCCGCTTGGACTGTTCGTTCAATCTCTAATCCGATAAGAGCCGTTATGAAGCGAATGAATATGATTGCAGAAGGGAATTTAAGTGGAAAACCTCTAGAAACGAATTTAAGGGATGAAGCAGGTCAGCTCATTCAAGCAACGAATAAGATGAATCTTCAAATGCGGGAATTGCTTACGAGTATAAAGTCTGTTTCAGACACGGTAGCACACCAAAGTGAAGAGTTAACCCATTCTGCTCATGAAGTAAAAATGGGTGCGGAACAAACAGCCATCACAATGCAAAACTTAGCGAGCGGAGCGGAACAACAAGCACAGCGAGCAAGTCATTTATCTACTATCATGAAATCTTTCCACGAAAAAGTTGAAGCAACAAATGAACATGGAACGAATGTAGAACAATCATCAAAACGGGTAGTAGATATGTCTTTAGATGGGCGCGAATTAATGACTTCCTCTTCAGATCAAATGGAAAAGATTGATTCGATTGTTAAAAATACTGTCCAAAAGGTGCAAGGTCTTGATCACGATTCGCAAAAAATTTCTAAATTAATTTCTGTGATTAAAGATATTGCTAATCAAACAAATCTATTAGCATTAAATGCCGCCATTGAAGCAGCAAAAGCAGGAGAACATGGTCGAGGATTTGCTGTCGTTGCGGATGAAGTAAGGAAATTAGCTGAACAAGTTGCATTTTCGATAAAAGATATAACAGAAATTGTACATCATATTCAAGTGGAAATTAGTGAAGTCACGAATGCACTTGAACAAGGATATAAAGAAGTTGAACACGGCACAGCTCAAATTCAAATGACAGAAGAGAAGTTTAACGACATTAATCATGCCATTAACGAAATGGTAAATAATATTAACCATATAACAGAAAACTTAGCTACTATTGCTTCCAATAGTAAAGAAATGAACCAATCGATAGAAGAAATAAATGCCATTACACAGGAAGCAGCTTCAGGCGTTGAACAAACGTCCGCTTCGTCACAGCAAACGAGTAGTTCAATGGAAATTATTACAGAAAGCTCAAATCATTTAGCACATCTGGCGGATGAGATGAATAGTTTGATTGGTACATTTAAGCTATAA